In Glycine max cultivar Williams 82 chromosome 4, Glycine_max_v4.0, whole genome shotgun sequence, the genomic stretch GCATACATAGCTTCTTCCAACAATGTTGGTTTGTGTAATTGTTTGCAATCATTATCTATGACAATCTTGCATATCTAAAAGGGATAATAGAATTCTAAAACACGGAGCAAGTTTTCAAAGttcaacaaaaatcaaatagcaATATGATAAAAGCAGTCCATGTAGCAATATATTAAGTACAATGACTATGTGAATAACAAGCCAGACAATATAAGAAAGCATGCACTCTTCCATTAAGATACTAATTTAGAAAACATTAATTCAACTTaggcaaattaaataaaagtaagtATAGTGCAACCTGACTAAGAGAAAGGCAAATCTTCATGAATCTCCTGGGTTTAATCTGTGGAGAAAGCAAAAGTGAGCAAAGACATTGTTGCACAACTAGGTCTTTATCCAATATTGTAAAACTTAGATTGGATCGACCAAATACTAAACCTTTGAATGGTGTAGTCAAGCCAACGAATTGGATATGCTCATAAATTGATGTTGACAtcattaaattgaataaaaattgaattgaatcaaCCCAACTCAATAACCCCATTTATAAGTGGCCTTATTACAAAGTAAagaaacacacaaaaaatgaaaagacaaaaaaatggaaattgcTTGAGCAATAGGAACAAACGATCTGCATCTAAAgggaacaagagaaagaaataataatggATGATAGAATGTgataaatgaagaaataaaaatgaaccaATAGGATAGGAGAATCACAAGAACGTGACTATATGTTTTATGTGAAATAGAGAAAGGAAATGTAGGGTTACACTAAATGTGATCCTATTGGGCTTTAAAAATTGGATTTGCTAATTTGCGAACGAGAAAACAAAAGTGAACAAAGACATTACTATACAACTAGGGTTTCATCTAGTGTTGTAAAACTCGAAGCAAATTGATCAAGAACAAGACCTATGATTAGTGAGGTCAAACCATTGGATTGGATATGCTCATAAATCAGTGTTAACATGATtaaattggataaaaaaaaatcaaagtaaatCAACCTAACTCAGTGACCTGATTTATAGATAACAAAGTAAAGCAacacacaaaaaatgaaaagaggaaaatagggaaaaagaaacaagaaagaataaaaataaatgaagatcGCAATAACAATGATACCATACAATCTGCATCTAAAAGGAACGCtagaaaaaatgataaaggaGTATAGAatgtgaaaatgaagaaatgaaaatgaaccaaaaaatcacaaaaatgtgTATTGCGGCAAATATATGTTTttcgttaaatagagaaaaaatgtaGGGTTACACTAAATGTGGGCCTATTGGGcttacaaattttgattttttaacttGAAAGATTTGCACAATAACCGTGCACCGTTATAATAAATAGTAGTTATGTAGTTGTAAACTCTTAATGTTGGAATCAAACTTCTAACTAGACACTAGagataatatttattcaattagtGACTCACTAGTTCCACTATTGACCCAATAACCTAGTCCCTTGATTAAGTTAATGATCAATTCAAGTTTTATAACACTAGTTTCATCTAAATTAGCTCACATATTTGGTTATATACATgatgattttgtaatttcatcCTTAGCAAGGTAGGTATAGGCAGATCAATATGCCTATCCTCGTCCACAACCCTAGCTTAGGCTGGAAAAAATTTGATTCCAACTTTGATTAAAGTGAGTTTTTCTTATCATAGTTCAAATGAGTTCAAATAGGTACAAGGTACCCACAACTATAGGTCAATTTGTTCGTCATGCCTAATTTCAAATgtgattttaagaaattaaaagttatagATTCTTTATCTTAAATACAGTTTCTTATTTTCAACGAGTTTCTCAACACACACTATTAAtgcatgtttatttattatgacaaaattaatgaaattcacATTCACTATATGAGTTTATTTTACATGTATAGTTTACTAGAAAGATTTACTAGATTCAATCAAAAGACCTTACTCTTAATTATATAGTCAactttttttcctcttcctttCTTGCCATGTGATTTCATTGTACAGTTACCTTAAAAAagcattattaattataataatattaaaatgtattcaaatatataaaacaaacaaataatagggaaaaaaataaaaattttattaatttaaaaattgaaagaaaagaaacttagtTCAGAcaataaagatgaaaatgtgcaaaatgaatatatatatatatattgatttcttattgttattttgcatataaaatttatttaaatatgtttttaattttataaatatgattttaaagattaatctatcttcaatattttgttttaagactattgagtaaataaaaattatttatttatacttcCTAAAAAGTACTTagatgatataataaaaattagagtTGTTAAAATAGGTTGGAATCGATGAATCAAGCCATgttgaatatgaaaaaaaagtgaCCCTTACAAAAGCATATCAATATGGCCCGACATCAAGTCAAGTTAGGCTACAAAAACATAACCCCAAATTCGACCCCATCTATTTTGGTTccatattatttcaattattttttaaaatttatatatttagataaaaataaaagtaaaatggaTATGATCCATATAGAATCTGGGTCAGGATGACCTAACTCATTTTTCACGTTTGCCCTGCAAGGCTGGAATGAAGGTCCCATTTTACcagttataataaaaatatattatgtatttcatttgagtgcataaaaaaaagagtaattttaaaaattataatatttgtaagATTAATATTTCATGTCTAATAATAACttgcatatataaataataaattatattaaaactttattttataaaagataagaaatttaCCAAACAATATATATCCTACTTAATTAagtgtaataaataaaatattaagaaaacagcataaataaaaattataacaaaagtggttttttctttctatttttagttataattctattttatattaaataattaaattaaaataaaataaccaaaattatattttagtctaataaaaatattaggaaATCAGCATAAATCATAAACCACAGTGCGTGGATATGGGGAATGCGCGTGTCTTCTCCTCATTCGAAGTTTGCTGTGCATAGATATGGCAAAACCGCGCTTTTTGGTTTCGACGATTCCTGTGTCTGTCAGGTAACACACTCTTCCTCTTCTCAAATCAAAACCAATCCTTGCTCAGTCCTTTCTCATTTTCCCATCGCTATTCTTTCTGATTCATTTTCAGTACTTCGTACCATCTATTTGTTTCCTTCGCCTCATTTTTCAtttcgtttttttattttttataattcgaCTTCAAATTGTAGTACAACTCCCGTGAAGTTAGAATTAGAGTGAATGCTAAGTTGAACTCACTAGCAGGATCAAACATGTTGATATAAAGGTTTAGGTTGTTTTCATTAGTTGGTCTTGTTATAAGTCACAATAATATGTTCTTGCTCTGATTTTGGAATGGAATAAACTTCCTTTTTACTTAAAACATTTTTCCTCGCTCTCAAAAGCAGGGCTGAGTGGGTGTGCAATGTTATAAGGGTTTCTGAATTCTGATTGCTGCTCCTTCAAAATTAAAGATCATGTTCTCTCAAGAGTCAAGACTATGTTTGGCTTCCAGTTTGAAATGCTTACACAATCATGGCTGTATCTAATCTTTGTGTTTTtatataaacatcaatgtcCATTGAAGCACAACCATTTGTAATCATTTCTCCATCTGCCAAATAGTTCACATTTTAGAGATTTTGTTTGTAGCCACTCTAGCTTGGGAAAGTCATTCTCGTTATTGGTCATTGTCTTACCTTTTTACCCCATGATGCTTGTATGTGGCATTGGTACCTTATCACTTAGCTCAGACAAGTGCCTAAGAAATGCGTGAATCAATTCAAACACAGTATTCTTTTCTATGAGGTACCAGCACCACCAGCTATCAGTTAACTTATCAAAATTTTCTCTTCCAAACTCTTGATTACGAGCCTTGAAAGATTTTGCATGCAAAAGATGCCACCGGTTATCATTCCCGGGCAGAATAGCAAGTCCTTTGTCAGTGTTAGACTAGACATACAGAAACAAGTTGAGTGTAGAATTTCCCGTGCAGTTTTCAGCTTGGTTCCTAGGCACATTCATGGCAAACTATGCTTTGGTGGTACAAAAGTTGAACCTCTAGTAAAAATCAGGCACACATTCTGCCCTAGCAGGATAAGAGTTGccgaagaatatcaagaaggtttgtctgatgaagatgatgatctctGTCCCGTCGAATGTGTAAGAGAATTCACCACTGATGAAGAGTTCAGCAAAATTCTGGACAAGGCTAAAGAAACTGGATCTTTGGTGGTGGTAGATTTCTTTCGCACCTCTTGTGGAAGCTGCAAGTATATAGAGCAGGGTTTTGCAAAACTGTGCAAGAAATCTGGTGATCATGAAGCTCCAGTAATCTTTCTAAAGCATAATGTAAGCATGCTATCTGTATAGCTCCTCTATATTTCAGACAATATTTATGTTTCTATTTCCTGTATAACAGTTTTCTTATGAGATTATTTTCATAGACAGTGTAaagatttttaaattagaaatcattctatgtatgacttttaaagtaattattataaaagtcaacaaacttatcatatatgacAATCTATGATTAAATGAGACAATGTAAACAACTCTTACATTGTTATCAAACTGCAGTCTCTCTTCAGCTTTTATTTGACCAAATAGTACATATAATGACAGTGTAAATAATCCATATACTATTATTCAATTACAAACTGTTATGTATGGTAAAATTatcaacttttataataataatcttaaattCATATTAATGATGATTTCTTATTAGTTGATAGTGTAAAATTGTTTACAATGGAAgtggataaaaattaaactctttatttattattagtttctaTATAAATATAAGGACTTAAATATTAAGTCTATCAGGAACAACATATATATGCTCATCCCTTCTCCTCTGTTTTACAAAGTTCTCTTTAAGCTGTGGTGAAGAAAGTCATGATCAACTAATATTTACTTTATCACTGCCTCTCAAACTAGAGGTTTTATTTGGTTACTTTCTCATTGAGCATGTCAATAAAAGTTTGTCTATAGAGACCCTTATTACGCTATTGCTTGCAGGTAATGGATGAGTATGACGAGCAATCCGAGGTTGCTGACCGACTTAGAATCAGGGTATTTCTCTTCTATTCTCTTGATTACTATTTACTGAGTATCAAATGAAACTTAATCTGTATAAAACTGACCTACCTCCCTTGGAGACAGCTAAGTATCAGCCATCAGGTTAATCTAAATGTTTGTTGTCCAACTTGTCTTCAATGTTCCGTGGTTAGTCTTCATTTGCATGATTTCTCTAGTTTACTCTAATTAACTGGTGCACATGCCATTTTCGTTTTGGTTCTGGTTTATCTTGT encodes the following:
- the LOC100812907 gene encoding thioredoxin-like 4, chloroplastic isoform X2 — protein: MQKMPPVIIPGQNSKSFVSVRLDIQKQVECRISRAVFSLVPRHIHGKLCFGGTKVEPLVKIRHTFCPSRIRVAEEYQEGLSDEDDDLCPVECVREFTTDEEFSKILDKAKETGSLVVVDFFRTSCGSCKYIEQGFAKLCKKSGDHEAPVIFLKHNVMDEYDEQSEVADRLRIRRKQTDAGRASFPLLQRWGPVGSIPNQRQR
- the LOC100812907 gene encoding thioredoxin-like 4, chloroplastic isoform X1, translating into MQKMPPVIIPGQNSKSFVSVRLDIQKQVECRISRAVFSLVPRHIHGKLCFGGTKVEPLVKIRHTFCPSRIRVAEEYQEGLSDEDDDLCPVECVREFTTDEEFSKILDKAKETGSLVVVDFFRTSCGSCKYIEQGFAKLCKKSGDHEAPVIFLKHNVMDEYDEQSEVADRLRIRAVPLFHFYKDGVLLEAFPTRDKDRILAAILKYSSLEAEDILG